In Cryptococcus gattii WM276 chromosome B, complete sequence, the DNA window GTGCATTGCCTAAGGCTACTTTTCAATAACCCCTCACATTTGGTCACAAAACATGCTCCCCAATCATATACCAGAATAAATTCGTCACCTCCTGTTTGCCACATTCCCAAAGGCCTTCCTTCAGCCCTTGATCCAACTTGACCATTCAAAAGTTTAACAATCACGGCGTCTTCAGCAAACGAGGCAGTACTACCCGCAGTGGGTACGCAGTTGTACACCGGATTGCCAGGTTCTGCTATAACAATCGTTTTTTCTGTGATGATCGCTACGGTCTGCCGGAAGAAAGTGATTGACGAGGCATGGCCAGGAAGATGAAGCGCAGCGAAGCTGCGAAAAACAGGGtcaggaagagaagaggcGGATGGGTAGCTGTTGTCGAACATCGGCTCGAGAAAATTGAGAGTGGAACCATGTGTGTTCCGATCATGGACAACATATGTTACTTTTCATGTCCCATTAATCAGTCCCACCCAAGACTACACGAACGATGAATGGCTCACTCAGTCTTCGACCCTTAGTTTTGCCAGTATATATCCAAGCAACTGAATGCCCAGATTGATTAAGCAGTTGCCCCTGGGGTCTCCCCATGCTCATCCACGTTGAAGGTTCAGACGTAGGCATCATCTTCTTGAGGTTAAATGCTAAAAGGGTACCCGAACTTAAAACAAGCAGCCATAAAAACTCTGGGACGAGAGCTATGGAGGATATCTGCCCATTTTGCAATTGTACCAGCTCGCGAAATGCTATTCATCAGTGTGTATCAGCGACCTGCCATGGTGAATTACCATATTGCATACAGTACGTATCTCTTAACCACCCCAACCATACCGATGTCTTTGTGGCGAAGGCCACTGTATCTCGGCCGTGAATGATGAATGTTTCGGCACAAATCACTGAGTTCTGCATTTTTGAAGGCATAGATATGGTGTGGGTAACGAAAATCTGAGTGCTGAGATTTAGCTATGCATTGGGCTCGGCATACCGCGACGTACCCGATTGCCCTCTAGGTCATATTTTCGCAACATCTGGGTATTCTGAATCTTATTGATCCATTCGGAACTGTTTGCCATCAGTCAAGAGCAGACATGCCAAGTAAAACAATATTCACCGGTGAGCTTTATCCCTGGAAAACATATGTGTTAGCCATGACGGGGAGTTTATTGGACGTCGACATGCTTACATGGTACATAAAGTGTAGGCTTTCCCTTTCGGTCCCCCAGTAGAGACGGTGAAAGGATACATCAAAGTCTCTGCTGGCAGCATGGTATCCGTTCTACCGACACGTATCAGCGCTTCCGTCAATTCTGGGATTCTGGTTCACTCACACCCCTGTATTGTTTTTCTTATAACTTCCATGAGCGCTATGGTCATAGCGCCTCTCAGGTGCTCCGTCCGTGGATTTTATATCCAGAAAGTCTAAGTGAATGGGCTGGAGGAAATAGTTATAAATCAATGCCGTCGCCCGGATGTCGCCAACATTATGATAGGCTCACGCGTGATATCACAACATACTTCccaccctcttcctcccttGTCAGTAGCAAATAGTTATCCAAAAGAATGGCATATACATCCTGCCTACGAAAACGGGCGTACATTAGCTCAAACCAACTACAATCAACTCAAAAGAGCGAGATACCATCCGTGCCAATTGGATTCGCTTCGAATTCGTCGGAACACATAACCTGAGTGCACAAAAGTTCGTTTGGGGTCGGAGATATCTAAATTCTACAAGAGGCTGTTAGTTCTTTTGCCGCAGAGTGGAAGTGGACCGAGCGCACCGTGATTTCTCCCTTCTTAAAGAGCAGCCTTTCTGCTATATTCCACAGTTTTATTTTTACAGCAGCGGCCTCAATACCATGTTCCGTATCTTTAACCACCCGTTCGAGCATTTCCTTTAGGACCGGTATATCTTCCTTGTCTGCATGTTCTTTGGGAGTTACTTTCAACAGTTCACCGAGTAGAAGAATAATCCTAGGAAGCCGGGTCACTGGACGAGACAAGAAAGTGAAGATGTCACGACGGTTTGTCAGAGACGCAGTGTTCCGTGATTCAAGAAATTTGCGAAACTCCTTATTTTTCACAGACTCTCGACGCACTCGGGCCTCTGCAAATGGATAATTTTTCATATACTATACACTAAGTCAGGATGAAACCAACTATCTCGTTTTCATAATGTGACTCACTGCCTCGTATAGATCAACAATTTCCAACATAGTCTGGAGGTATATGTCCGTCGCTGTGGTCAACTGCCTGTGAGTGAGCATTTTCCCATGATTGTGAACTTGAGCTATACTGACAAGAGGCCATTCAATCCTTTGCCTTTCCATCAGGTTCCTTAAAATTGTCTCATGAGCATGGGACAAAATTGAGGCCGTACTGAAGACTTCTGCAATGAAAGGTTCTAGCTTAGTGGACTCAATCACAGGCGGTCTACAATCCCTCAGCTCCTGGATAAATACCTAAAACAGACTATGTTAGGCCCGAACTTCATAAATATCACTACTCACATGATACATGGTATCCATGTCGCGCACGTATTCTCGCTCACCCTTAATGATCTCCCACCATAGTCCTTGCCTCCTTTGCTCCATTTTGTCCAAGGATTCACAAAAAGACTTATCGACAATTTGGTGCCATTCTGGACTGAGTTCTTGatcggaagaagaagacgcTATCTTCTGATCTATGGGATTTCGGGATGCGGCCGACAGGTCGAAGGAGGAATGTGATGTAACGGCGCTTGATTGATAGGcaaggaggagagaatATGAATCCTGAGGGGTAAGATGTCTATGTGTAGGGTTTCGTGGTGCGGGAGGGTGTTCATACTGCAGCAAAATCAACCACCAGCAGCATAGTAAAACTTCGAACGTACTACTAGTCTGTCGGACAAGGCAGGGGACCACCCAGGACTGAGTAGACTCCCGGACAATCCTTCTGAACGTATCGATTGCCATGGACGCCGTTCTATCTAGAAGACAATGATGAGCTTCTTTGATTCGTGCACACTCTACAGCAAGGACTTACTGAGTCCGTCAATGTGTTTGTACCCACGAAACCAGTACCAGGTGGTCTGTATGTCTCGGTTGCTTTAAACTCTTCTGAGTGGTTACCTTTCCTAGCGTTACGACTCAACTGAATGCTATCGCTCGATCTGCGTATGTGGTTGGCATGGCTCCAACCGCTTATATTACCTAACGATTGCTGTTCATTGTAAGGTTTACCCCCAATGCCGCCACTCCAGTCCTCGCTGCTTGAATTCTCCTCCCCCAATCCAAACCTCTCGGCGGAAAGAGCACCCCAAGATAATCTATGTCTCCTGAGTACACCTCCAAAACTCCTTGATCGAGATTGCTTGTAAATCTTTGTGTCCGATGAACCCGACAGGGAGTCGATGGACGAAGTGGATGCTGTCGGAGTTCTTGAGGCAGAGTTGGGAGGAAGATAGTCCATAACTGGCAAGTTGCTATTGCCCTTTCTTAAATCTTTGCGAGGGTTCGGTCGTACTGTCTAGCAAAACCAGATAGCTCTCGTTCCGCAAGAAGTTCACGTTCCACAGCACTAGAGAACAAAGTAAAATTGGCATATAAAAGCCAGACAACACCAACATGGGGCCAGAAGCAACTCATATTAATGTACTCTATTAGTATTACCTATTATTGCGGCTGTTTTGTTGTACATCATCGCATTTCTTTGCGTCGTCAGCTTATGTCACAGCTTTTTTCCcttattattattatttatttatttcTTCGGTGGCATCGGCGAAAGCCGAGAACACTTACATAATAAGAAGCCGGGAGTCGGGAAGATTGTAGGCTCGACACAAGCGAACAAAGCCCATCAAAACGACGAGGGTGAAGGTCCGACAAGGGGCTTGCGTCGAGCCTAGGAACATTGGGGAAGATCGGAGTCGACCAACTTCGTAACGTTTAGAGGTCTTCGGAAGGTGGAAGTCAAAAAAGTGATGGGCAACGATTAGGTTCCCCACTACCACTATGCGTTTTCTGCGTCGTACTTCTCCTCTGTTCTAGCCTTATACCGTGACAGTATCCTCCTATTCATGTCGAGCTACGTTATGAAGTTCATTTGGAATTTCTAATTTGATAGGATTCCCTTAATACACCCACGCGTACGTATGATACATCCATTCTACTTAACACAATTGTGATTTAGACTTAGTTGCAGGATAATGATAGTAACCTGTTACGATAGAATGAACGAACATGATCATCGTCGAACTTCGAAGCCACTGCTGGATCCTACTGCTTTCTCCACATCGGCCTCACTAGCGTTTCTCATCTCCTTTATGAGCTCCACCTGATGGACCTCGGCAGATGGAGGTCCCTTTTCTAACCATTTCCGACTGTGAAAACGTTAATCATTATATTACTCTTGAAATGTAGCATTACGTACAACTGTTCCACCTTGTCAGACGATCCAACGGCGACACCTTGTACGCTTGAGTCACTGTGGTTGTAGCAGTGGCCTTTAAGTCCTAGTTTTTGGGCCCTAACAGAGAAGTACGTCACATCTTCAGATGATCATAAAGGGCGTTACATCAAGCTCACTCTTTTTGAGTATAGTATCGGAAGTTGACACCCTAGTATACAATACAGGAAGTAACGTGCGTTTGTCAGCCATAGCTTTGCCAACGTTGTGGGAGTTCTAGCAGTTACTTAAACACACCTGTACGGCACCTGAGCTGCACCACGTATTAGCCAGAACTGGCTTGAGAAACCTCTCAGACGATTGCGAGGAGACTAATGACTCACACTTTAAACTGTATTATGTCCTGGGCCATTTTGCAAACAGTACTCCTCATAAGTGTTCCTCAGAGTACGATATAATAAACCGTAATAAATCAGGCTTTTTCGTTCGATGACAACTTGAGATGAGTTAGTAACTGGTATATGAAACAAAAGGAAGTCCCGAACGATTACTGGCTACACACCAAAGCAACAGCTCTGCATTGCTGGCTTTTATTAATACCTCTGTCTCTACTAAAAAGATATTCCAGCATCATAATAATGGGCCATGGACATTGTGCATATGATGTAATGACAGATCTGCCCAAACATGCCGCTGCGTGGGGGCTGCGCGACAAGCCACGAAGAATGGCTGGGGCTCCATTACGCGTTGGGGACTAATATTACATAATCATCCGTACTTCCTCGATGCGCGCATCGGGACGAATCCGAGCGAATTCTGGAGCAAATGATTGATCCTCCTGTTATATAACAAATGCGACTCATGTATAACCTGATTATCGGCATCTtgagatggaaagaaaTAGAGTCTGTTTTCTTATGCATGCTACGTCCTACATCTCAACGGGGATTGCAGTATCTACCATACGCACATATAAAGACGGGAGAAAGATGATGGCATATCGTACATACCTTAATTAATCATCAGTTACGTATGGCGAGAGCATGGGCCAGGTGGAATTCCGAACAGCTCCGCCAGGTATTATGATGGCAGCGGATGACAATCAACCGGATCGCGGCGTCTTTTTTCGTTCATCAATCGAATCGATTCACAAATCACAACAACAAACTTACAAAGACCATAAAGACACGATACAGCATCTCTATCCTGGAACTCATACAGCTGGAGCGCTTCAAAGCACTTTCAGCCACTACCCATGCGCGTGCTCTCGCTTTCGCGCCAGTCTTGCCCGCAGCTCTTAACACGTCTCGGCCAGCCTTGTCTCCAACTTTCCAAATGCCTAGGTCACTATCCGAAAAGACAGACATCCACCAAAGCTGCCAACAATGACTGGATGACCTTCCTCAAGCCATTATCTTCTCCTAACCCCAATCTTTGTGGACAAGCTTTGCTGTTTGCAGGACTGGTATGTTAATATGTTTGCTATCCATGAGGCTTTGTTGACTTGTGTCATTTGACTTATTGATAGGGATCATATCCGCACACTCCTCATGCACCTACACCGTCTTCATTGAGGATTTGGGAAGAGGCTTCGGATGCCTTGTTTAGTCCTGATGCTACTATTGGGTATCAGCCGCGCGGGATCACAGATGTTGGTAGCATTAAAGGAGGTCTTCGGAGCTGGGTCGAAGGAAGAAGTTTGGTAAGTGATAAGAATGTTTTAATACCATTTTTCAGAACATTAGCTGACATGCTCTGTAGGATAATCTCATGAAAAATCCAGACGTCACTGCTGCTTTTATCTTAACGTCTTCGATTGCCATTCTCGCTAGCGAGCAGGTAGGTACATATCACAGGTGTTAATTTTGAGACTGATCATTTTGCCTCTATTTACAGGAGAAAAGTGGATCAAGTACTTTACTACCTACTGGAACAACACATCTTGCTGGGCATGGGTTCATAGGCACATTGACAGCCCTTGTAGCTGCTGGACGATTAGATCTTGCCACTGGTGTTCGGTTAGCTGTGAGTTTCCTGGTGTCCTGTTAAGAGCAAGCGCTCATCAGTTGAAAGCGTATATATGCTTCCCTCCCAGCATCACCTCCAGGCCGATCTCGGGCTCATCTGACAACGGTCCTTTCTGCACGGCACTTCCACTCGCTCTCCTCACCCTCGTTCTCAGTGCCCCCTGCATCTTTATCGTACACTCCCAGCGATCTTTTTTTAAACGACTCGGCAGAAGTTGTCCATTATGATCCTGATGAGGCTCCTAAAACGCCAACGCCAACGCAAAGACGCAGAGCTATGCAGTTGATATTGGATGAGATTCATGGGCTTGAGAAGGAATGGATCGAACATAGCGATGAAGGACATGAAGAGTGGGCAGCTGCAGGGATCATCAACAGTAGTAaagtggtggtggtgacAGTAAGATTCATTTTCAATATCACGCGTATGTCAGTAACAAAACCTTGTAGGGCACGCATCATGCCGTTCTCCAAGTCATTGAGAGGCTTCAACAGTTAAACCTTGCTAATCCAGTCATGGACGTTCACATGCCTTGCCCATATCACACGAAGCTCATGAATCACGCTGTTCCCAAGTTCAAAGACGTTTTAGAACGTTGTCACTTTGTAAATAAACCTGGCGGACCTACTATACTGGATCCCATGACGACTCATCCGGTGCGACACAATTTCTTTTTAACCCATTATACAGTCGGGCTGATCTCAAAAATTAGATCGGACGATCTGCCACCgttctccttcctcatcttaCTGCTCAGCTGAGATGGCGTAAAACCCTTTCCAGACTATGCGGGACACCGGTACCAGAAGTCGGCAAATTTTTAACTGTTGGGAGAGGCGCCAAAGGATTGGGCATTATGTTGAGAGGAGAGTTGAGAGGCAGAGGACAAAATGCTGTTCCCATAGTGATTGAAGAGATGGGAGTTGGACCAAGGGATGAGAGGCTCGTAAGGGCTTTGAGGAGCTAGGTTTGCAAGTGAGGGGGCAAAATACATTTGTATAATACCAGGTTGTACAATTGTAATCATTTGATGACCGTCATGAAGTTGTATAACTCATTTGTCCATGGACATCAAAGGCTTCCAAATATACGGCATACATCTATCGCAAAACATTAAACACAATCGAACAAGCCACTTTAACAAACCGTCAGCTTTCACGCCCCTTGGAGACAATCTATATAATACGGTCAAAACatcaaaaaaaaaaaaacttaTAAATGAACAACGCTCTATAGATAATAATTCTTCTCAAAACAAATTAAGTAGGAGGTGAATCACTCGTCGTCCTCGACGTGTTCAATGCTACCGTTGGCTTTGTCAGCAGCATTGCTAGAAGCGTCGCTGGCTTCCTCAACCATCTTATTCTCCTTCTCGACAGCCTTTGACTGATTGCATTCTCTGCGTCAATTAAAATAGCAAGGGTAGAGAGAAAATACTAACCTTAGCAGTGTAGACATAGTTGTAGATCTCGTCAATCAAAGGTTTGGCTTGTTCCTAACCAACTCATCAGCTACTTCTCCTCTGACAAACTGAGACCTGGACATAGACATACCAAAACATAGGACGCAAATTTATTTGACTTTTCCTGAACAGATACGTCCTTGGCGAAAACGATTTCCTTTACGTCATTACTGGCCTTTGAAGCACCCTATTTTGGTATAAGCACAGATTGCTCTGAAATAGACTACTCTGATATACTTACCTCAAACAAGACAGATGGAAGCTGGACACCCTGTTCAGTGAGTTGACGAAGCTGCTCCAAAAGGGCGTGAGCGAGGTCTTGCGAAGTGTGGATGGTGGCGGAAGCGCGAGTGCCAATAGCAGAGTTAACAGAAGCAGCCTTAGCAATTACTCCAGAAATGACAGGATGGAGTTTCTGGGAATAACAATTGGCTCAGCATAGCAAATAATTGTCACGGGCCCACTTACAGTATCGTAAACACCTTTGGCTTGTTTTACAACAATCAATTCTTCTGTAGGAGTCTTAAAGGGATCTGTAGCAAATCATCAATGAGTGGAATCCAACAATACAGCTATGAACGCAACGTACAAGGGAAGGTGGCTGCGGCTCGGTCGAAACTACCATTCACATATTAGAACTCGAACAGCCCGAATAATGATGCTGACCCACGTTGCAACAGCAAGTCCATCAGCAGATTCCAACAAAGGCTTAGTCCTTGTTAGTACAGGAGTAGCGACATCATAGCTTTCTGCAGACGCCCATATGTGAGCTTCATAAACATCCAAGAATAAAGAGAACATACTGGAAGCTACACCAACGGCAGTTTCATAAAGCTTCGCAGAGAGCTTGTTGGAGTTGATGAGGCTCCTACGGAAAATGAGTAAAGACATTTTGACTTGAGCATGTTAGAAGATGGCGCACTGGGCATAAGCGACAGAGTCGTGGACAACAGGAATGCTGTCGATCTTGGAGACGATCTGGAAGTCTATAATCGGCGGCATTAAGATGTAGGACAGTCATGAAAGATGATAAGTTATCGCACGTACGAGGAACTTCGCTAGGGGAGGAGGTAACAGCGGCCATCTTGATAGCTTCGGCTGAATAAGTAAGCTAACAAATCATGGTGATTAGGTTAGCAACGTTTGTTGGAGCTTCTATGAGAACATGCCAAGAGCTGTCACAAAGTGCAAGCAGATAGAAAAGAGGGGTACGATTATCTACCCCTCTAAACATGATCAACCCGGGCGCCATGGGAAAGAAGACGCCGGGCACAGGGAGTTATTACCACCATCCGCCCCTTCACCGTTCCAGCCATTTCGTCTTGAGCCTTTATTGAATCACGAATAGAATGAGACGGGCATGAGATTTGGGCAATTACTTTGTTCGTCTCCTACAGGTCGACAAGTCTCTAACAGATTATCGCGGAGGAATTGAAAGTGCACCTCATAAGTGTTGGGCTGGTGAAATAGGCGCAAGGTAAAACAAAGATaaaaaggaggaagaacgaTTATCGTGGGCCTTGTTGCCCAGCATGAACTTCCTGTACTCTTCCAGGCCTGACCCCCCATGGGGCTGCTATTGAGATAGACAGCACGGAAAAGTATGACTCACTTTGATTTATGTGCTGTTTAGGTTGGCGTGAATATTCAAAAGAAACAGAACGATAGAGAAGATGTATTTGGGAAAAACCGCAGCTGTACTATTACTCCATGGATAAAAACGGAGAAGGCTTGGGTATTGATGGCCGAGCAACAAGATTCCCACGCAGAAAAGGCGTCATCATCCATGATCGTAAACAGCATTGCTTGCTGCTTGGGAGGCGCGGTCCAGGTCCGCGATAACTTAGAAAGACCCTGAATCTCTCATAACGTGGAAGAGAAGAACGGAGGAGGACTGCTGCTGCGGTTTCCGGCTATATacccttctcttcttgcAGTAAAAATAAGCATCACACGTGGCATCTGAAGGTACGTACTACTACTACTAATACTATTACTGCACAAACTTCCATCTTATGTAATCGATACGTCTTACGGTGACCCCTAACGCAACTTAAAGGATATCAGGGCTTGGACGAATGTTTCTCTGTGAACTCTGTTGCCCTGTTCTGGAACGATCTCAGATACTAGCGTGAGGTCGTATTTATTATCGTTTTTACCGCACAGGATTAACAGACGTCGTACACCAACCAAGCTGGTGGGCTCGTCCGACGAAGTCCGGAAGGTCTGATTATTGAGAAAGAACTTATTATTAGTATTATAGTAAACACCAGCACCAAGATGCATATGAGCACTGCGAGATTGAATAATTGATTGGACGGAAATTCAAGGCGGAGCATATTGGCAATGTTCTGGAGTGCAAGTCGCAATCAGCAGTATCTAACTGTCCATCGCTAGCGTTCAATAACACCTTCGTTCATATCCATTTAATAATAATACtcgtttttttttgttgTGAGAGCCGACTGACCTTACGTACTTCAACCTGGGAGGCACCACCACTGGCTTTTTGACCTTGTAATGTAGTAATTCGGTAAGTTTGCCAAAGCTTTGCTGCAAGCTTTCCAAATAGAAATGACCAGTCTGCAATGCGAAATGCGGCAGGAACAAGAGTATTTCGAAACTGTTCAAGACGGATTACAAAATTAATTATATAGGGATCTGCGCATCTTCCAACAGACAACCGGACCTCCAAATAGCAAAAAGAAATGGCCGCAAAGCATCGGTAAAAGCCGAAAGGCCTGATAGTTCCTGACATAGCGGAATTCAACAACAAAACATGCGAGAGATCATATCACGCATCCGGCTATCAATCTGTTGTTCTGGCAACCCAGTATATATACCAGCCACCTTCCTTCAGCTATCCACCACCTGCAACCCGAATATGGCGCGTTTTTCCATGCCCTCTTCCTCTACTTCCATTCGCACTGCCCGATACCTGTCGCCACGATTGCCGACCGCCCCATTACCTGCAATCACTTCTCGTCTCTTTCAAATGCCTTTGTCCCTCTCTTCAAGATCTCCGAAGTATACTACCCTTATCACCTCGCATGTTTCACACATTCGGAAACTTGtatcctctccatcttcagTTCTATCGACACTCGATGGTTCAGCCACGCCAGACGAACTTTTACCTCACAATTTGGATTGGATGGGCAAGTATTTAGGCCAGAGCCAAGTCCTTGTCAAGCCAAAAACGGTAGAAGAGGTTAGTCAGATAGTAAAGTGGTGTAACGACAATGATGTGGCTGTTGTTCCTCAGGGAGGGAACACGGGATTGGTGGGAGGTTCTACTCCTATCCATGACGAACTGATCTTGTCACTCTCGTCGCTAAACTCAATACGCTCTTTCGACCCAGTTTCTGGCGTCCTCACTGCGGAAGCAGGGCTTATTTTAGAGCAAGCGGATTCATTCTTGGCGTCCAAGGGTTTCGTATTCCCTATCGACCTGGGTGCGAAGGGCTCATGCCAAATAGGAGGCAATGTGGCTACTAATGCTGGAGGCTTGAGGCTGCTGCGTTACGGGAGCTTGAGGGGAAGTGTTTTGGGACTGGAGGTAGTCTTGCCAGATGGTAGGATCTGGGACGGCTTGAGTGATTTGAGAAAAAATAATACTGGTGAGCAGGCGAGGCCTACGTTTGCTGATGGGAAGATTGACTGCTATGAAAAGGCTATGACTTGAAGCAGCTTTTTATAGGGTCTGAGGGCTCAATCGGCATAATCACAGCCGTATCCATCCTCTGTCCCCGTCGGTCCCTTAGCACAAACGTTGCTCTCTTCTCTCTACCATCTTATGCGGCCTGTCTTGAAGTATTCTCTCAAGCAAAACAACATTTGGGAGAGATTATGTCGGCGTTCGAGATGTTTGACAATACTGCATACGAGGCTGTGAAGAAGCATGGAGGAGCAAAAAATGTAtttgaaaaagaagggaacTTCTACTGTTTGATAGAGACAGGAGGAAGCTCGGCAGAGCATGACTCGGAGGTAAGGCCTTGTCGGTACCTTTTAGAGTATATGGGCATTCATCTGATCGTAGAAACTCACGAGCCTTTTTGACACTTTATTATCGTCTTCGCTCATACTTGATGGCGTGTTGGCCCAAGACAATGCTCAAGTACGTTCAATCTGGCAAATACGTGAACTATGTCCCGAATCACTAAGCAAAGCGGGTACGGCGTACAAGTATGACCTCTCTGTGCCAGTTGAAAAAATGTATGAAGTCGTAGAGAGGATGAGGGCTCATTTGAAGGAAAGAGGGCTTCTGGGTGGAAAAGTGAAATATGTGGCAGGCTTTGGCCATATGGGTGACGGTTGGTAACTAATCAATTGCGGAAGTCTTTTTATCGCTGAGCCGATTGTCAGGTAATCTCCATTTGAATGTAGTGGCAGATGGGAATGTGTTCTCTAATGAAATACAGGGCGTCATAGAGCCTTTTGTCTATGAGCTTGTAGGTACGCACTATTGTGATATCACAGAACAAATGTGTAAGTCGTTGTCATGGCTAATATCAATCATTCTAACCATAGCCGATTATAACGGTTCCATATCTGCCGAGCATGGTTTGGGCTCAATGAAAGCACCCTTCATATCGTACTCCCAGACTGATACGTCTATCAACCTGATGAGGCGGTTGAAAAAGCTGTTTGACCCAAAGGGAATCATGAATCCTCACAAATTTATTCTCTAGTGTGACGGGTCTCCTTGCATGTACTTTTTAAGCTAGATGGACTTGCACTGATATCAAATCGGCCGGACCCTTTGTAAGTCAGGCAGGCTTGAACATGTGTACACAAAAACAATGCAAACCATGATGAAACTTCTACTTCAGAACGTATATACCAAAGTCTAGAGCTCGCCAATCTTCTCCGCCAACAAAGCCGATCCTTTTCGAACGCTCTTCTCTACAGTCTCCTTAATTCCCTTTTTGCCCAAAACCTTCTTGACCTCGTCTCCATCTCCTCGTTTCTTCATACCTTCAATCAACTCAACCATCACAAACGGCGCATTACCTTTGCAGACCCTCTCAACGTTCTCTGCACCACCGGCCTCGATACTTGTGAGAGCATCCCAAACAGCACGTGAAAATGCAGGAGAGACAGAGGAATCGGGAATGGAGAGTGTTTGCGTCTTGTGGTCGAAATGACCGCCAGATAGAAGGAGTTTATAGGTACGAATGGCGTGCGAGAGGTCAAGAGGGTGGGAGACGGTAGGGTCAGGGTTGGGGTCGAGAGGAGCAGGGTCGGGGTAGGGTGGGGTGAGGGCGGATGCGAGAGTCTTAATAGCGGCACTTTTGTCTACGATCGATAGTGAGCTTCTACAGCCTGAAAAGAAAGCCAATTAATACTTACCACCCTGAGCATAAAGCACGATTTCTTGGACCACCAAACCAGCTCCGGGGTCCCTaaccatctcttctcctttttcctcAACAAGCTTAACCAATCCTTCGCTGGCATAACTCAAAAGCTCCTTGCGCCTCACGTCCACGTCCTTCTTGCTAGTACCAATTTCCTTGGCCTTTTGTGCGGACTCAGCGAGGGAAGTAAGGGAAGCATGAATGAAGTGACGGGTAGAGGTAGGGGTAAGGAGATAGAAAATGGCACGCCGGCCATGCTTATCGAAAGCAAGGTCGGGAGCGAGAGACACAATGTCAGAGACGAAAGCCTTGCCCATAAGCTTGGTGTCACTAGGGATTAGGTCAGCAGATATTGACATCATCAGGTCGGATGGAAACACTCACTCAACACAGTCGAATGCAGTGAAAAGAACCATCTGGGCGTCACCGTCCTTGCAAAGCGCCTCGACGTGCTTCCTTAAAGGCTGTAATATTTGTTTACGATCCTATCACTTCATGTTAGCATAAGATGTGAGACGGCTATCGGTGAACACTAACCTTGGCATTCCCTCTGACGATCAATTCTCTGACAACAGCTGAGCCGTCCTTTGTGTGGACGATTTCAGGGAAACTCTCGGCTCCAGCGGCCAACAGCTCGTGCATCTTTTTAGAGGCAGCCTCAGCA includes these proteins:
- a CDS encoding D-lactate dehydrogenase (cytochrome), putative (Similar to TIGR gene model, INSD accession AAW41536.1); amino-acid sequence: MREIISRIRLSICCSGNPVYIPATFLQLSTTCNPNMARFSMPSSSTSIRTARYLSPRLPTAPLPAITSRLFQMPLSLSSRSPKYTTLITSHVSHIRKLVSSPSSVLSTLDGSATPDELLPHNLDWMGKYLGQSQVLVKPKTVEEVSQIVKWCNDNDVAVVPQGGNTGLVGGSTPIHDELILSLSSLNSIRSFDPVSGVLTAEAGLILEQADSFLASKGFVFPIDLGAKGSCQIGGNVATNAGGLRLLRYGSLRGSVLGLEVVLPDGRIWDGLSDLRKNNTGYDLKQLFIGSEGSIGIITAVSILCPRRSLSTNVALFSLPSYAACLEVFSQAKQHLGEIMSAFEMFDNTAYEAVKKHGGAKNVFEKEGNFYCLIETGGSSAEHDSEKLTSLFDTLLSSSLILDGVLAQDNAQVRSIWQIRELCPESLSKAGTAYKYDLSVPVEKMYEVVERMRAHLKERGLLGGKVKYVAGFGHMGDGNLHLNVVADGNVFSNEIQGVIEPFVYELVADYNGSISAEHGLGSMKAPFISYSQTDTSINLMRRLKKLFDPKGIMNPHKFIL